Proteins encoded in a region of the Puntigrus tetrazona isolate hp1 chromosome 12, ASM1883169v1, whole genome shotgun sequence genome:
- the lrrc59 gene encoding leucine-rich repeat-containing protein 59 translates to MTKGKAENVKGKAENVKGKVENIKDKIDGNELDLSLSNLTEVPVKELAAFPKATVLDLSCNNLTTLAPEFCSLIHIIKIDLSKNQIVCLPEEIGRLANLQHLDLYNNKLKMLPHGFSQLKSLKWLDLKDNPLEPTLAKAAGDCLDEKQCKQCASRVLQHMKVVQEEAEKERERRLLKERELEKKKEAKQREKEAKEKEAQKKKKAEEKERKRKEYQAQMAALAAQEQQKKKKEEKKKRAAQNQGKKAASESVPKAKRSVCAPFFSLLLKLLLLFIVGVASVIAVCQLTELRKEALCVPLNVHFEETVRWAQGLEVVQQVIQKMSDLRT, encoded by the exons ATGACTAAAGGCAAAGCTGAAAACGTTAAAGGCAAAGCTGAAAACGTTAAAGGCAAAGTTGAAAACATTAAAGACAAAATCGATGGCAATGAGCTTGATTTGAGTCTGAGTAATCTTACAGAAGTGCCCGTTAAGGAGCTG GCTGCATTTCCAAAGGCAACGGTTTTGGATCTGTCCTGTAATAATCTAACAACTCTGGCT CCGGAATTCTGCAGCTTGATTCACATTATAAAAATTGACCTGAGCAAGAACCAGATCGTCTGCTTACCAGAAGAAATCGGGCGACTTGCTAACCTCCAACACCTAGATTTATAcaacaacaaactgaaaatgcttCCCCATGGCTTCTCACAACTCAAG AGCCTTAAATGGCTAGATCTGAAGGATAACCCCTTGGAGCCAACGCTGGCCAAGGCTGCAGGCGATTGTTTGGATGAGAAGCAGTGCAAACAGTGCGCATCCAGG GTTCTCCAGCACATGAAGGTAGTGCAGGAAGAAGCAGAAAAGGAACGAGAGCGTCGATTGTTGAAAGAGAGAG aactagaaaagaaaaaggaagctAAGCAGAGGGAAAAAGAGGCCAAGGAaaaagaagcacaaaaaaagaaaaaagcagaagagaaagaaaggaaaagaaaggagTATCAAGCTCAGATGGCTGCTCTTGCTGCACAAGAACagcagaaaaagaagaaagaagagaagaaaaagagagctGCTCAAAATCAAG GTAAAAAGGCAGCATCAGAGTCTGTGCCCAAAGCCAAGCGGTCCGTCTGCGCCCCGTTCTTCTCTCTGCTCCTAAAACTCCTGCTCCTGTTCATCGTGGGAGTAGCAAGCGTGATCGCGGTCTGTCAGTTGACTGAACTGAGGAAGGAGGCGTTGTGCGTTCCACTCAACGTGCACTTTGAGGAGACGGTGAGGTGGGCTCAGGGTCTGGAGGTTGTGCAGCAGGTCATTCAGAAAATGTCTGATCTCAGAACATAA
- the nat9 gene encoding N-acetyltransferase 9 isoform X1, with translation MLLIMRINEDTLLEGEKVVLVPYNADHVPRYHQWMCSPELQKLTASEPLTLEQEYDMQRCWREDDDKCTFIILDKQKWADPSIPEQECMVGDVNIFLTDPSDPSLAELEIMIAVPCYRGKGLGKEVTRMMMYYGVHKLGIQKFEVKIGLDNKISIAMFKKFHFRELSISEVFQEVTLGVTVNEALQKHVFGNVDFMLQREYGKARDSRQAPFTPLSL, from the exons AT gcTGCTTATAATGAGGATAAATGAAGATACGTTACTGGAGGGGGAGAAGGTTGTATTAGTACCTTACAATGCAGATCATGTTCCCAG GTATCATCAATGGATGTGCTCTCCTGAACTGCAGAAGCTGACTGCATCAGAGCCCCTGACGCTGGAGCAGGAATATGACATGCAAAGATGCTGGAGAGAAGATGATGACA AGTGCACCTTCATCATCTTGGATAAACAGAAATGGGCAGATCCGAGCATACCGGAGCAAGAGTGCATGGTGGGAGATGTTAACATTTTCCTCACTGACCCCAGCGATCCTTCCCTGGCTGAATTGGAGATCATGATTGCAG tgcccTGCTACAGAGGAAAGGGACTCGGGAAAGAAGTAACGCGCATGATGATGTACTACG GTGTCCATAAACTTGGaattcaaaagtttgaagtCAAGATTGGTTTGGATAACAAAATCAGCATTGCCATGTTCAAGAAATTCCACTTCCGAGAG CTCTCCATCAGTGAGGTCTTTCAAGAGGTCACTCTTGGGGTCACCGTGAACGAGGCTTTACAGAAGCACGTTTTTGGAAACGTGGACTTCATGCTGCAGAGGGAGTACGGGAAGGCACGGGACAGCAGGCAGGCACCGTTCACACCGTTATCTCTGTGA
- the nat9 gene encoding N-acetyltransferase 9 isoform X2 codes for MRINEDTLLEGEKVVLVPYNADHVPRYHQWMCSPELQKLTASEPLTLEQEYDMQRCWREDDDKCTFIILDKQKWADPSIPEQECMVGDVNIFLTDPSDPSLAELEIMIAVPCYRGKGLGKEVTRMMMYYGVHKLGIQKFEVKIGLDNKISIAMFKKFHFRELSISEVFQEVTLGVTVNEALQKHVFGNVDFMLQREYGKARDSRQAPFTPLSL; via the exons ATGAGGATAAATGAAGATACGTTACTGGAGGGGGAGAAGGTTGTATTAGTACCTTACAATGCAGATCATGTTCCCAG GTATCATCAATGGATGTGCTCTCCTGAACTGCAGAAGCTGACTGCATCAGAGCCCCTGACGCTGGAGCAGGAATATGACATGCAAAGATGCTGGAGAGAAGATGATGACA AGTGCACCTTCATCATCTTGGATAAACAGAAATGGGCAGATCCGAGCATACCGGAGCAAGAGTGCATGGTGGGAGATGTTAACATTTTCCTCACTGACCCCAGCGATCCTTCCCTGGCTGAATTGGAGATCATGATTGCAG tgcccTGCTACAGAGGAAAGGGACTCGGGAAAGAAGTAACGCGCATGATGATGTACTACG GTGTCCATAAACTTGGaattcaaaagtttgaagtCAAGATTGGTTTGGATAACAAAATCAGCATTGCCATGTTCAAGAAATTCCACTTCCGAGAG CTCTCCATCAGTGAGGTCTTTCAAGAGGTCACTCTTGGGGTCACCGTGAACGAGGCTTTACAGAAGCACGTTTTTGGAAACGTGGACTTCATGCTGCAGAGGGAGTACGGGAAGGCACGGGACAGCAGGCAGGCACCGTTCACACCGTTATCTCTGTGA